The bacterium genomic sequence CGAAGGAAACTGATGCAGCGCCTCAGCCGGATCAATCGAATGACTCCGTCGCTTCGACTAAGCCTCCGGCCAGGCAGGCCAAATCCACCCACAAGGTTCTCAAGGGCGAGACTCTGGGCCACATCGCGGAGCGTTATGGCATGGGCACGAAAGAGCTCATGGCCCTCAACGGCATAAAGGATCCTCGAAGGGTCAAGGCAGGCGCCGCGCTAAAAGTGGTGATGAAGAACTCGGGCGCGGATGATTTGACCACAGCGCCGGTCAAGCGCGAGACCGCAACAGCTGAGACCACCACAGCGGTGAAGCTCGATGAGGCGACCGTCCCTTCGCCTGAGATCGTAAGACAGCTGGAGAGCAAACCGGTCGCGACGCCCGTCGCTGCATCCAAGGCAGGCAATGCTTCCGGCGGGATGCACGAGCTGAAACCGGGCGAGACGCTTGGACACGTGGCTGAGAAATACGGCGTCTCCACGAAGCAGCTCATGGCATGGAACAACATAAAGGATCCGAAGAGGGTGCGCGCTGGCGCAAAGCTCAACATCAAGTCCGGATCTCCTGCGAAGTCCGAGCCGGCGAAGGCCGGTGAGCCGATAAAGTTGGATCCAGCGAAGGAGGCTCCAGGCACGCCGATCAAACTCTCGGACGCATCGGTCGCGCCCGTGGCCCCGATCAGAAGCTCCGCGAGCACGATCACGTATACGGTGAGGAGCGGTGAGACTCTCTGGGATATAGCGCGCCGCCACAGCGTGACCATAGCACAGCTGCAGGAATGGAATAAGCTGGACGATCCCTCCGCCGTCCGCGCAGGCACGACTCTCAAGGTGATCAAGAACTGATCTACTGCCTTCCCTCCACCAGCGCATTCACCACGTTCGGGTCGGCCAGCGTCGAGGTGTCGCCCAGGTTCGTGATGTCGCCCTCTGCGATTTTGCGCAGGATGCGGCGCATGATCTTGCCCGAGCGCGTCTTGGGCAGCGCGTCGGTGAAGTGCAGTTTGTCCGGCGTGGCGATCGGCCCGATCTCCTTGCGCACGTGCGCGACGAGAGCCTTCTTTACCTCGTCGCTTCCGTGCTGGCCGGCCTTGAGTGTGACGTATGCATACAGCCCCTGGCCCTTGATCTCGTGCGGGAAACCCACGACCGCAGCCTCCGCGACGGAAGGATGCGAGACGAGAGCCGACTCCACCTCGGCAGTGCCGATGCGGTGGCCTGAAACGTTGATCACGTCGTCCACGCGGCCCATGAGCCAGTAGTATCCGTCCTCGTCAACCCGCGCGCCGTCGCCGGTGAAATAAACTCCCGGGAACATAGCGAAGTATGTCTCCTTGAAGCGCTCGTGATGGTTGTAGACCGTGCGCATCATCCCAGGCCACGGTTCCTCGATGACGAGGTATCCGCCCTCGTTCGGTCCGCACTGGCTGCCGTTCTCGCGGATGACCTTGGGCTTCACGCCGAAGAACGGGAACGTGGCCGAGCCGGGCTTGGTGGCGATGGCGCCGGGCAGCGGGGTGATGAGGATGCCGCCGGTCTCGGTCTGCCACCACGTATCCATGATCGGCGCCTTCTCGTGGCCGATGTTCTTGTAGTACCAGATCCATGCCTCGGGATTGATCGGCTCGCCTACGGAGCCCAGCACGCGCAGCTTCGAGAGGTCGTGCTTCGCGGGCCACTGCTCCCCTTCGCGCATGAGCGAGCGGATGGCGGTCGGCGCCGTGTAGAAGATCGTGACATTGTGCTTCGCGCAGATCTCCCAGAAGCGGCCGGCGTCCGGATAGGTGGGCACTCCCTCGAACATCACCGACGTCGCCCCGTTGAGCAGCGGCCCGTAGACGATGTAGGTGTGGCCGGTGACCCAGCCGATGTCGGCTGTGCACCAGAAGATGTCGTCGTCATGATAGTCGAAGATGTACTTGAAGGTCGTGGCCGCATAGACCATGTAGCCGCCGGT encodes the following:
- the acs gene encoding acetate--CoA ligase; its protein translation is MEETRRFDPPAELKKNAWIKSFEDYKKMYDRSISDPEGFWGEIAQGFEWSKKWSKVRSYDFRNKIDIKYFEGGETNVSVNCLDRNVKAGRGDKVALLWEGNEPTQTTRLTYKQLLDEVCRFANTLKKEGVKKGDRVSIYMPMIPELPIAMLACARIGAIHSIVFGGFSADALRDRILDSGCKMLITTDGSWRGKKPIPLKTAADEAMRMCEEAGSPVTNCIVFKHTKQEISMKQGRDVWWHDAIAGEKTTCEPEKIGAEDPLFILYTSGSTGKPKGVLHTTGGYMVYAATTFKYIFDYHDDDIFWCTADIGWVTGHTYIVYGPLLNGATSVMFEGVPTYPDAGRFWEICAKHNVTIFYTAPTAIRSLMREGEQWPAKHDLSKLRVLGSVGEPINPEAWIWYYKNIGHEKAPIMDTWWQTETGGILITPLPGAIATKPGSATFPFFGVKPKVIRENGSQCGPNEGGYLVIEEPWPGMMRTVYNHHERFKETYFAMFPGVYFTGDGARVDEDGYYWLMGRVDDVINVSGHRIGTAEVESALVSHPSVAEAAVVGFPHEIKGQGLYAYVTLKAGQHGSDEVKKALVAHVRKEIGPIATPDKLHFTDALPKTRSGKIMRRILRKIAEGDITNLGDTSTLADPNVVNALVEGRQ